The following proteins come from a genomic window of Candidatus Woesearchaeota archaeon:
- the tuf gene encoding translation elongation factor EF-1 subunit alpha, translating to MAKEKPHMNVVFIGHVDHGKSTTVGRLLFDGGAVDEVTMRKLKDKAAELGKAGFEFAYVMDNLKEERERGVTIDINHKKFQSKNYDLTIIDAPGHKDFIKNMITGASQADAGVLVVAANDGVNAQTREHVFLSKTFGISHLIVAINKMDISGVEWSEDRYKAVKEEVSALLKTVGFNPDNVPFIPVASLHGDNVVKKSENTPWYNGPTLLEAIDALPAPERPVDLPLRLPIQDVYNITGIGVVPVGKVETGVMKVGDKVIVVPARDGKGVKGEVKTIEAHHEQLQSAEPGDNVGFSVRGIGKKDIARGDVLGHETNVPTVAEEFEAQIVVLNHPSVITVGYTPVFHIHTAQVACQITQIVKKLNPATGEVMEENPDFIKNGDAAIVKIRPTQPLVIEKNSEIPQMSRFAIRDSGATVAAGMCINITPKQL from the coding sequence ATGGCAAAAGAAAAACCACACATGAACGTTGTGTTTATCGGGCACGTAGACCACGGTAAATCAACCACAGTTGGCCGCCTCCTATTCGACGGTGGCGCAGTTGACGAAGTAACAATGCGAAAGCTCAAAGACAAGGCTGCTGAACTAGGAAAAGCAGGATTCGAATTCGCATACGTTATGGATAATCTTAAGGAAGAACGTGAACGTGGAGTAACCATTGATATTAACCACAAAAAGTTCCAATCAAAGAACTATGATTTGACCATCATTGACGCTCCAGGTCACAAGGATTTCATTAAAAACATGATTACTGGAGCATCACAAGCAGATGCAGGTGTTCTTGTCGTAGCAGCAAATGATGGTGTTAACGCACAGACAAGAGAACACGTTTTCCTCTCAAAAACTTTTGGAATCTCACATCTCATCGTTGCAATAAACAAGATGGATATTTCAGGAGTTGAATGGAGCGAAGATCGCTACAAAGCAGTTAAAGAAGAAGTATCTGCACTTCTTAAAACTGTAGGATTCAACCCTGACAATGTACCTTTCATCCCTGTAGCAAGCCTACATGGAGATAACGTTGTTAAAAAATCCGAAAACACGCCTTGGTACAATGGACCAACACTTCTTGAAGCAATCGACGCGCTTCCTGCACCAGAACGCCCAGTGGACCTTCCACTTCGCCTTCCCATTCAGGATGTCTACAACATCACCGGAATCGGTGTTGTTCCTGTTGGAAAAGTTGAAACTGGCGTTATGAAAGTTGGTGACAAAGTTATTGTTGTTCCAGCACGTGACGGAAAAGGTGTGAAAGGAGAAGTAAAAACAATCGAAGCTCACCACGAACAGCTCCAATCAGCTGAACCAGGTGACAACGTAGGATTCTCCGTTCGTGGAATCGGTAAAAAAGATATTGCACGTGGAGACGTTCTTGGTCATGAAACCAATGTTCCAACAGTTGCTGAAGAGTTTGAAGCGCAAATCGTTGTGCTCAACCACCCTTCAGTTATCACTGTTGGATACACTCCAGTCTTCCACATCCACACCGCTCAGGTTGCTTGTCAGATCACCCAGATCGTGAAAAAGCTCAACCCAGCAACCGGTGAAGTTATGGAAGAAAACCCTGATTTCATCAAAAACGGTGATGCAGCAATCGTAAAGATCAGACCAACACAACCGCTCGTTATTGAGAAAAACTCAGAAATTCCGCAGATGTCCCGATTCGCTATTCGCGATTCAGGAGCTACGGTTGCAGCGGGAATGTGTATTAACATCACACCAAAACAACTCTAA
- a CDS encoding 30S ribosomal protein S10, protein MQKARIKLTSSNIDRINEVCASIREISEKTGVQLRGPIPLPTKKLKLTTRKSPCGDGKATWERYEMRVHKRLLDLGLDERALRLVMRVPIPEGLKIEIEMVD, encoded by the coding sequence ATGCAAAAAGCACGCATTAAGTTGACATCAAGCAACATTGATCGCATCAATGAAGTATGCGCTTCAATTAGAGAAATCTCTGAGAAGACTGGCGTGCAATTACGTGGACCAATACCTTTGCCAACCAAGAAGCTTAAACTCACCACGAGGAAGAGTCCTTGTGGTGACGGAAAAGCAACTTGGGAGCGCTACGAAATGCGTGTACACAAAAGACTTCTTGATCTAGGTCTTGATGAACGCGCACTTCGACTCGTGATGCGGGTACCTATCCCAGAAGGTCTCAAAATTGAGATCGAAATGGTCGATTAA
- a CDS encoding nucleoside-diphosphate kinase, with translation MIERTLVLLKPDAVERALVGEIIQRFERVGLRIAGMKMIRVDPELAKKHYAAHVDKQFYQGLEDFITSGPVVAMVLEGLHAVELVRKMVGGTEPKSAAPGTIRGDYAHHSYMYADQKGISIKNLIHASGTQEEADQEVQLWFSDSELHHYEPVHQKHTQ, from the coding sequence ATGATTGAGCGAACTCTTGTTTTACTAAAACCTGACGCTGTTGAAAGAGCGCTTGTCGGAGAAATCATCCAACGTTTTGAGCGCGTAGGACTGCGCATTGCAGGTATGAAAATGATTCGAGTCGATCCAGAACTTGCAAAGAAGCACTATGCAGCTCACGTTGATAAACAATTTTACCAAGGACTTGAAGATTTTATTACTTCAGGACCTGTGGTTGCAATGGTTCTTGAAGGTCTTCACGCAGTAGAACTCGTGCGAAAAATGGTTGGTGGAACTGAGCCAAAATCAGCAGCTCCAGGAACCATTCGAGGAGATTACGCGCATCACTCATACATGTATGCGGATCAAAAAGGAATTTCCATTAAGAACTTGATTCACGCGTCAGGAACACAAGAAGAAGCTGACCAAGAAGTACAACTCTGGTTTAGCGACTCCGAGTTACATCACTATGAACCAGTGCATCAAAAGCACACACAATAA
- a CDS encoding MFS transporter, which yields MHVHFTSFTRGDKELSELVISQLLRYFALSLVGLFIPLYLWSLNYSLDVILFFYAMYFVFLIPLFFLGLCTTRYFGYKHTIAFSIPFLMLYLFLLIRLETMQIPLTFIAFVAAVSSGLYWAGAHTTVAKNSSSKRRGRQVALLQSSRIAFSIVSPLLGAGIILFFGYSRLFLVAMFLLFCSLLPFLVTRDRGYPFHFDFRLFFKEHNSRDAVFYFFEGFQSFGYVTIWPLYLFVMGVSLVPLGLLFTIAAGLQFFVTLLMGKLTDQNKQFIKLGAMLQALSFILLPFLHSLYSLGILTAFRNMTNPLLTTPFEKLYYDKAKTLFGIYVREFWMDVGRICYAFILILCFSFTGGVQVALIAGLVLCAIGTSIMGWFT from the coding sequence ATGCATGTTCATTTTACTTCATTTACTCGAGGGGATAAGGAACTCTCCGAGCTTGTCATCTCCCAGCTTTTGCGCTACTTCGCACTTTCACTTGTTGGTTTATTCATACCCCTATATTTGTGGAGTCTTAACTACTCGCTTGACGTCATTCTCTTTTTTTACGCGATGTATTTTGTGTTCTTAATCCCTTTATTTTTTCTTGGTCTGTGTACTACGCGGTACTTTGGGTACAAGCATACTATTGCTTTTTCAATACCTTTTTTGATGCTTTACTTGTTCTTACTCATCAGACTCGAAACTATGCAGATTCCTCTTACTTTTATCGCCTTTGTTGCTGCGGTTTCATCGGGGCTGTACTGGGCAGGAGCACATACCACTGTTGCAAAAAATTCTTCATCTAAACGAAGAGGGCGCCAAGTTGCTCTGTTACAATCCTCAAGAATTGCCTTTTCTATTGTGTCTCCTCTTCTTGGTGCAGGAATTATCCTCTTCTTTGGTTATTCACGTCTTTTCCTCGTCGCTATGTTCTTGCTTTTCTGTTCACTCTTACCCTTTCTAGTTACAAGAGATAGAGGGTATCCTTTTCATTTTGACTTTCGCTTATTCTTTAAAGAGCATAACTCTCGCGACGCAGTGTTTTATTTTTTTGAGGGTTTTCAGTCATTTGGTTATGTGACTATTTGGCCGTTGTATCTTTTTGTCATGGGGGTGAGTCTTGTACCTCTGGGTCTGCTCTTTACCATTGCAGCAGGTCTTCAGTTTTTTGTAACGCTGTTAATGGGAAAACTTACCGATCAGAACAAACAGTTCATTAAACTTGGAGCGATGCTACAAGCGCTGTCATTTATTCTCTTGCCGTTTCTACATTCACTCTACTCTCTTGGCATACTTACCGCATTTAGAAATATGACAAATCCTCTACTTACAACTCCTTTTGAAAAACTCTATTATGATAAGGCCAAAACGCTTTTTGGCATCTACGTGCGAGAATTCTGGATGGATGTAGGAAGGATTTGTTACGCGTTCATCCTCATTTTATGTTTTTCCTTCACAGGAGGTGTCCAGGTAGCTTTGATAGCAGGTCTTGTTCTCTGCGCCATTGGAACAAGTATTATGGGTTGGTTTACCTAA
- a CDS encoding 50S ribosomal protein L24e, whose translation MKCTFCDQEIARGTGKMYVKNDGKVFHFCSRKCEKNMLQLGRVPRRTRWTGIAHTEKKAAGDKKK comes from the coding sequence ATGAAATGCACATTTTGTGATCAAGAAATCGCACGTGGAACCGGAAAAATGTACGTGAAAAACGATGGAAAAGTGTTCCACTTTTGCTCCCGAAAATGCGAGAAAAACATGTTACAACTAGGCAGAGTTCCAAGACGAACTCGCTGGACGGGCATCGCACACACAGAAAAGAAAGCAGCAGGAGATAAGAAAAAATGA
- a CDS encoding elongation factor EF-2 has translation MVDRVMAAMKHQDTIRNIAICAHIDHGKTTFSDNLLSGAGMMSEELAGQARQLDFHADEQERGITIDAASVSMVHDFEGKEYLINLIDTPGHVDFGGDVTRAMRAVDGCIVLACAVEGVMPQTETVLKQALRERVKPILFINKVDRLIKELKLTPQAMQERFTKIITHVNKLIREIGGEFGEKNQVNVQDGSVCFGSAFHNWALSIPFMQQKNVGFQEIIDAYESDSHKEIRKKAPIHECVLNAVIRHLPPPNVAQEYRIEKLWEGDLDSPEGQALKKCDPNGPLFFVITKIVVDPQAGEIATGRIFAGTMKKGLEVYLNRANQKGRVQQVFIYNGAKREIVDNVPAGNIIGISGLKASPGETITLKPSEPFRELSHIFDPVVTKAIEAKNPADLPKLIDVLRIVAKEDPSVHIEINEETGEHLISGMGELHLEVIEDRIRSEKGVEVKTSPPIVVYREVATKASPEDAEGKSPNKHNRLYFRVEPLEPNVIEAIKKGDLREGRVRKKDDDTVQKLIELGYDSKTARNVRDIFDGNIFIDETRGIVQINEIIELVMDMFEDVMKAGGLAQEPCMGMKVKLMDAKLHEDAIHRGPSQMYPAVREGIRAAISSAGPVLFEPVQTLRFEGPAEYMGEISKLINNKRGQLLDMQQEGEHVTVLAKMPVAELFGLSNDLRSATGGRGSSSLVDQSFERLPAELQDKIVAQIRSRKGLN, from the coding sequence ATGGTAGATCGTGTCATGGCTGCAATGAAGCACCAGGACACTATTAGGAACATAGCAATTTGTGCTCACATTGACCACGGAAAAACAACCTTTTCAGACAACTTGCTCTCAGGAGCAGGTATGATGAGTGAGGAGCTTGCAGGTCAAGCTCGCCAGCTCGACTTTCACGCAGATGAACAAGAACGAGGAATCACTATTGATGCAGCATCAGTTTCTATGGTGCATGATTTTGAAGGAAAAGAATACCTCATCAACCTTATTGACACGCCAGGTCACGTAGATTTTGGCGGGGACGTTACGCGTGCAATGCGTGCAGTAGATGGGTGTATTGTTCTTGCATGTGCTGTTGAGGGTGTTATGCCTCAAACAGAAACAGTTCTCAAACAAGCTCTTCGAGAAAGAGTGAAACCTATTTTGTTCATTAACAAAGTAGATCGTCTCATTAAAGAGCTCAAACTCACACCCCAAGCAATGCAAGAAAGATTTACCAAAATCATCACGCATGTCAATAAACTCATACGAGAAATTGGTGGTGAGTTTGGAGAAAAGAATCAAGTAAATGTTCAAGACGGCTCTGTTTGTTTTGGATCCGCGTTTCATAACTGGGCACTCTCCATTCCCTTCATGCAGCAAAAAAACGTGGGTTTCCAAGAAATCATTGATGCCTATGAGTCTGATTCCCACAAAGAAATTCGTAAGAAAGCACCGATTCACGAGTGTGTTCTTAACGCAGTAATCAGACACCTTCCTCCGCCCAACGTGGCGCAAGAGTACAGGATTGAAAAGCTCTGGGAGGGAGATCTTGATTCACCTGAGGGTCAAGCACTTAAAAAATGCGATCCTAACGGACCTCTTTTCTTCGTTATCACAAAGATCGTGGTTGATCCACAAGCAGGTGAAATCGCAACAGGAAGAATCTTTGCAGGAACGATGAAGAAAGGGCTTGAAGTCTACCTTAACAGAGCAAACCAGAAGGGACGAGTACAACAAGTATTCATCTACAATGGCGCTAAAAGAGAAATTGTTGATAATGTTCCCGCAGGAAATATTATTGGTATTTCAGGTCTTAAAGCATCGCCTGGAGAGACTATAACGCTCAAACCAAGCGAGCCATTTAGAGAGCTCTCACACATCTTTGATCCTGTTGTTACCAAAGCAATTGAAGCAAAAAACCCTGCAGATCTTCCAAAGCTCATTGACGTTTTGCGCATTGTTGCAAAAGAAGACCCTTCAGTACACATTGAAATAAATGAAGAGACTGGAGAACACCTCATCTCTGGAATGGGTGAGCTTCATCTTGAAGTTATTGAAGATAGGATCAGATCAGAAAAAGGAGTTGAAGTGAAAACTTCTCCTCCCATTGTTGTGTATAGAGAAGTTGCAACCAAAGCATCGCCAGAAGATGCTGAAGGAAAATCTCCGAACAAACACAACCGCCTCTACTTCAGAGTTGAACCTCTTGAACCAAACGTTATTGAAGCGATCAAGAAAGGGGATCTACGCGAAGGAAGAGTCAGGAAAAAAGACGACGATACTGTGCAAAAACTCATTGAACTTGGATATGATTCCAAGACTGCACGTAACGTACGAGACATCTTTGATGGGAACATCTTCATCGATGAGACGAGAGGTATTGTGCAGATTAATGAGATCATCGAGCTTGTCATGGACATGTTCGAAGACGTTATGAAAGCAGGAGGCCTTGCGCAGGAGCCTTGTATGGGTATGAAAGTCAAACTGATGGATGCAAAACTTCACGAAGATGCAATTCACAGAGGACCTTCTCAAATGTACCCTGCTGTTCGTGAGGGTATTCGTGCTGCTATTTCAAGTGCGGGACCAGTACTCTTCGAACCTGTACAGACTCTTCGCTTTGAAGGTCCTGCAGAGTACATGGGAGAAATTTCCAAGCTTATCAACAATAAGCGAGGACAACTTCTTGACATGCAGCAAGAAGGTGAACACGTAACGGTTCTTGCAAAAATGCCTGTAGCAGAACTCTTCGGACTCTCAAACGATCTACGGTCAGCAACTGGTGGAAGAGGATCTTCTTCACTCGTAGACCAGAGTTTCGAACGCCTACCTGCTGAATTGCAGGACAAAATCGTTGCGCAAATCAGATCTCGAAAAGGTCTGAATTGA